The Nitrospirae bacterium YQR-1 genomic interval ACCGCCTCCATAAACATCCAAAACGCTTTTGCCCTCGATAGGGCCGGCGAGCTCCAATACTTTTTCCACCAAAAGCGCATTCATCCCCTGATTAGCTTGTAAAAACCCCATGGGAGATACCGTATAAGTAAACTGTGGCCGGCTGTTTTCCAGTACGCAAAAGCTCCGGCCCAATGAAAGCCCCTCATCCGACACTACCCCGTCAAATCCGATGTCGATGAAAAAATCCAACTGTGCCTCATCCACTCCATCGCCCTTTACATAAGCTATCGTGTTGTCACCGGTCAGAATGTGAATCTCCTTCAATCCCCTGAGAAAGCGGGCTCCGGTTAATTTCTCTAAAAACTTATTTATCGTAGGGTTTAACAGATGACATTGTGATATCGGAATTACATGTCTGGAGTGTTCTCTGTAAAAACCTATCCCGGGCTCATTCTGTCCTGAGACCTTAAATTGCGCCTTGTTTCTATAATTCCATTGATTAAGAAAGACTGTCTCAGACAGTGGTATATCTATTTTACCGATTCTCTGAAGGCAGTCCAGAAGGATTTCCTCTTTAATGGAAAGCTGCCGTTGATAGGAGATGTGCTGATAGTGGCAGCCTCCACAGAGGTTATAGTCTTTACAGCGGGGAGTGACTCTGTCTGTGGAGCCGTTTAGAATCTCCACCGTCTGTGCTATAGAATAGTCACGTTTGCTCTCTGTCAGCTCCGCTATGACTCTCTCGCCGGGTAAGGCCCCTTTTACGAAGATAACTCCGTCTTTTTTCGACAGGCACATACCTCCGTAAACAGGGGCCGACGGCTCAAGCTCGAGAAATTTCATTTTTTGGCTAAAAGGGTCTTTATCGTGCTCTTCAACTCTGTTAGATCTGCTGATTTTACAACGTAAGCGTCAGAGGCCCAAACGGAGAAATCATCCCTGTAATCGTAAGCCGTTGACATTATGACGGGAAGGCCGGGTTTCTTTTCCTTCATCCTTCTGAGCACCTCTATGCCATCCATTCCAGGCATTAAAATATCCAGTGTTACAATATCCGGAGTTTGCTTTTCAAAAAATTCCAGTGCTTCCTTGCCGGAACTTGCGATAAAAACCTCGTAGTTTTCATCCTCAAGCTCCGCCTGATAAAGCATTCTGAGATGTTGGTCGTCATCAACTATCAGCACTTTAGGTTTACTCATTGTTTCCCTCCTTTAATGGTAAATTAATTTTAAATATAGTTCCTACACCAACTGTACTTTCTACTTCTATTGTTCCTTTATGCTCCTCAATTATTTTTTGTGCTATGGTTAAACCCAAACCTGCCCCCGTTGTCTTTGTCGTGAAAAACGGATCAAACAGATGCTTTAACTCCTCCTCTTCTATCCCGGCCCCCGTATCTTCTATCTCTATGGCGGCTGCATTATCCTGCCGCCGTGAGTGCACTATAATCTTCCCATTGCCCTCTATTGCCTGCCGGGCATTGTCAAAGATATTAAAGAGTGCTTCCTTTAAACTCCCCGGATTACCGGTTATTTCAAGGGTCTTCTCACTATGGATTTCCTCTATGCGGATTTTACCTTTAATCGGCTGCTCTATCATAGAAATTATAGAGTGCAAAAGGGCTATAACATCAACTTTTTCATTGGATATTTTGTTTTTTCTTACAAAACCAAGGGTCTGCCTCAGCAGTGCCTCCAGCCGTCCCACCTCACTTACGATTATGTGGGCATACTCTTTTAACGGCTCATCAAGCTTTTTCTCAAGCCTTCTGGCAAATCCCCCTATTGAGGAAAGGGGATTCCTTATCTCATGTGCTACACGGGCTGCCATCTCACCAAGGGCCGCCACTTTCTCTATGCTGGCTAACTGCTCACGAAGGGCTTTTATCTCCTTCACATTACTAACTATATGGATTGTCCCCTTAAATCGGGCGTGATGGTCAAATATTGGAGAGTTCGACACACTACATGTATCCTTTAAGCGATAATAAAAACCCTCCACCTCACTTACCCCTGATTTCCCCTCTTCCAGAATCTGCCTATGAGGGCAGTTAGGCCATGGCTCGGAGGTGGCGTGAAATATCTCATAGCACTTTCTCCCTATAATTTCAGACGGCGGTAACTCTGTAAGGTTACACACCGACTTATTAACCTTTACAATGTTTAAATCCTTATCCGTTATATAAACCAGATCGTTTATGGATTCAAACATGTTTTCCAGTTCCGTCTCAGCCAGTTTTACTTGTTCAAAAAGTCTGGCGCTCTCGATAGCTGTTGCAGCCTGATCGGCGAAACTTAACAAAAACTCCGTGTCATCCTCTGTTATTGGGCGGTGGTTAAAGAGATTATCCACCCACAACACCCCTATTGCCCTGTTGCGGGCTATTATAGGTACAACTAAATATGCCTCCGTCTTGAGGTATTGAGTCAGTATGGGATTAGACATGGGGTCTGTGGCCGCCGATTTTACATTAAAGTGCATCTTTTTAGCTATCGCCGTCGAAAGATAACATTCCGACTCAAGGGGTATTTGCAGGCTCATGGAAAGCTTATCCATAAAGGAGTCCTTACTAAGCGGGCCGTTTTCAATCTCCTGCAGGATGCTGTGAAGTGATTTGTCCTCAAATGACAAGTCCTGCCATATCCTTGCCGCCTCCTCATGATTGGCAGGCCCCACCCCCATCATTCCCTTCAGCATCCGCTCCGAATCATCACAGAGAAAGATTATTGCCCTGTTAAAACCCAGTCCGTCGCTTACCGTTACCGCCGTTAGAATCATTCTGAGGAGCCTGTTGAGCTCAAGTGTGCCGCGCATAGCGGTACTTATAAAAAATAACCTCGAAAATTTCCTGTTACTTTTAACCAGTTTTTCCGCTATAGATTTCCTTAAAGATATGTCACGCGCTATCATGCTCATTCCGGTAACAACCCCTGTGGCATCCTTTATAGGAGAGATGGTCAGGCTTATATCAACCATTGAGCCGTCCTTACGGTTCCCGCTTGTTTCAACATCTTTGAGAATCTCACCTTGTCTTATTGCATCCAGGTGTGCTTTGCCGTTAATTAAGGCCGACTCCGGTAAAAAAGGGATACAGGTGTCTATAGCCTCACGCAGGGTAAAGCCGAATATCAGCTCGGCACTTTTATTCCACGAGGTAATTACACAGTCTAAATCAGTCGTTATTATGGCATCGGCGGAGTTCTCTATAAGACTCTCAAGGCGTTCCTTTGTATCTGACACCTTTTGGTATAACTCCGTAATTTCCATCTGGCTGGTTATTCTGTCGGTTATATCCCTTACCATGACTATGCACTCGTCTATCCGCTCATTTTCCTTTATCGGGTAAGCGGATATTTCAGCATAGCGGCCATGTTTTTCGTAATTGACCGTGCATATATCCCCTGAATCGAAAGTTGCCTCAGCCACACACTGGGGACATATTCCCTCTTCATACGGAAAAACTTCATGACACTTCCTGCCCGGTATTTCCATTACGTTAAAAGACGTCCATTTCTCAATGGCCTTGTTTGCCGTTGTAATGGTTAGCCATTTGTCAACAGTGACAATTGCAGCGTTTACGCTGTTAAAGAGGATTTCCATCCTGTTTTGAGATACAGTTTTAGCCCGTTGCCATTCGAGCTCTTTTTTGTGTGCAAGAGCGCGTTCTATGCTCAGAGCCGCAAGAACTGCAAAACCCTCAAGCGTTAAAAGATCGTCCGTTGTCAGCACAGGTGCAGCTGCGGCGGAGGGCTGTTTTACTTTATCATAGACCTCAAGGGTGCCTATGAGTGAGCTGCCGGTTCTCAGAGGCACTATGGCCATGGAGCGGATCATTAATTGAAGAACCCGCAGCTCATTTGGCAGCACTTTGGTATCGTCAATCAGAAGTGCCTGATTTTTTTTAAGAACCTGGGAAAAAACCTCCTCACCAACCTTTTGAGTCAATATACTTAAAACACCCTTAGTAAGTCCAAACGATGACTTTATGGTGTATCCGGCCTCTCCCTTTAGCCTTATAGCGCAACCTTTAACATTTGCAAGAGCTGTGACGGTTTTGCAGATAGTCTCAAGCAGCTTATCAAGGTCGGAAAGAGAGCCTGTTTGTCGTGCAAAATCAAAAAGACAAAGGAGCCGCTCCGCCTTTATAAAAGGCTTATATTGAAGTAATTGTTCAGGGTCGTTAAACCCCGACAACTGTTTTTGTGCCGTCTCGGTTTGCAATTAAAAATCCTTGAGAGCTCCCCCTATTGCTCTAAGCTCCACCCTTTAGGAATCTGACGGCATCCTCAGGAGACGTTGGATTAATATAAAACCCTGAGCCCCACTCAAAACCCGCCATTTTCGTGAGTTTGGGAAATATTTCTATGTGCCAGTGGTAGTAGTTGTTCTCCTCGGCATTAAGTGGAGAGGTGTGAATTACAAAATTATACGGTGGAACGTCCAGTATTTTATCAAGCATCTGTAAAGTAGTCTGGATGATTTCGGCAAGCTCGGCGAAGGAGTTGTTCTTAGGCCTGAATGATGATTCGTGGTTCTTTGGCATTATCCACATTTCAAAGGGCACACGCGGAGCATAGGCCGACAGGGTAATGTATGAATCGTTTTCACACACTACACGCTTATTTATGTGTTTTTCCTGTTGCACAAGGTCACAGTATATGCATTTTTCCATAAAGTCAAAATATTTTTTTGAGGAATCCAGCTCTTCCTGCACTCTCTTGGGAACAATCGGAAGGGCTATCAGTTGGCTGTGCGTGTGCTCCAGGGTTGCGCCGGCGGCCTCTCCCTCGTTTTTATAAATCAGGATATACTGAAAACGGTGGTCCTTCTTTAAATCTGTAAGACGTGAGTAATAAGCCCACAGGACATCCTCTGCACTCTTGCGAGGCATGGTGGAGAGAGAGTATTCGTGGCCCGGGGTCTCTACGATGATCTCATGAGCGCCGATACCGTTCATTCTGCCGAAAATGTGCTCTCCTGACCTCTCCAGCTCTCCCTCTATCTGAAGTGCCGGAAACTTGTTAGGTACAACCCGTAGTGTCCAGTCGGACGGTCCGGTCTTATGAGAGCCTCTGAAAGCGAGTATCTCGTTGGGGGTTGTGTACTCATGACCCGGACAGAATGGGCAAAACCCGACTAATTTCTTCCTCCTTGATGAGGGTGATAAGAAATCAGAGGGTCTTTTGCCCCTCTCCGTTGATATTATAACCCAACGCCCTATTATAGGGTCTTTTCTTAACTCTGACATTGAAGCCTCCTGTTTATTAATATTTTTGTATTGAATGTTTCTGAATCCGCTTTATATCAAAACTTTCTTCAGTTTTTTAAAATATGTTTTAAGTATGAACCCACCTCTTTCTCTAAAATAGTCAGGTTATTGTATCATAAATAAGGAAAAGTTTGAATATGAAAACAACATTTTTTTGTAAGCCGGTAAACAGCCCTTTTGAGGACCCTGCAGTGTATGTACGGCTGCGGTGCCAAAGGCGCACTTTTCTCTTTGATTGCGGCGATATATCTGCATTAAACCAGCGGGAAATACTGAAAATATCAGCTGTTTTTGTTACCCACATGCACATTGACCACTTTATCGGCTTTGATTTAATATTGAGGCTTCTGCTTGGTCGTGACACGCCCCTTAGCATATATGGCCCCATGGGAATCATCCACGCCGTGGAAAGCAAACTCAAAGGCTTTACGTGGAATGTAATCAAAGAATATCCAATTAAAATAGAGGTCTTTGAAATTACACAAAACTCGATAGCTCATGCCGGCTTTTATGCAGAGTGCGCCTTTGAAAAAATCCAAATGCCTGATTTGCCCTTTAATAACACTGTCTATAGTGAAGACGGCATTACTGTTACCGTGGAGATTTTTGACCATGGGATACCGGTAGCAGGATTTTCGTTGAGTGAGGAAAGCCACATAAATATAAACAAGAATGAGCTGCTACGGCTGGGGTTTGAGGTAGGTCCGTGGCTTAATGAATTTAAAAAAGCTATCAGGAACAACACAGAGGACTTCAGGGTAACCCATCAGGGGAAAACCTACACATTAGAGGACCTTAACAGTCTTGTGATGATAACTGAGGGGCAGCGGATTTCATACATCACAGACATTGCCCCGACAGATGAAAACATAAGAAAAGCCGTGGAGCTTGCCTCAAACTCAGACATCCTCTACATAGAGGCTTTTTTTCTGAAAGAGGACCATGAGAGGGCGGTTAAAAGAAACCACCTGACCACCTCCCTTGCCGGCCTTATTGCTAAAACGGCTAAGGTTAAGCATATCGAATTAATCCACATATCCCCTAAGTACACCGGCTTGTACAGTAAAGTGGAGGCGGAAGTATTGGAGATGTTGCCGGAGGCATATCAGGATTAATACCAAGTTACATTCATTCGATTAACTTTGTTGGCTTGTTCGAAAGCTCCTTGACGTCTCCCCTAAAGCAACCGTGATGTCAAGCAAAATTTTTAAGAAATAGTTCTTTCACGTTTTGAGTGGGTAAAAGAACCATTTTACTTTTTTGATTGTAGCTTGGTATTAATTGGAAACAGAACCGGCTGTGTGTTTGCACTCTTTGTTCTGGCAGAAAATAACAGTCTCTCCGGTTTTATTTATTTTTTCATACATGGCGGGCGTTCCGCAATCCGGGCAGCTTTCGTTTACCGGCTTGTAGTTAGAGATAAATTTACACTCCGGGTACTTGCTGCAACTATAGAAAGTCTTTCCCCTAAATTTTCCTTTTGAGGATCTTCTCTCTATAATGTCCCCCCCATCCATCGGGCACTTAAGCCCTGTAGGGATCGGTTTGGCGTTTTTACACTTCGGATAGCCTGAACATGCCATAAACCTGCCGAACTTTCCTGTTTTTATAACCATAGGAGCCGAACACTTATCACATATCTCATCGGTCTGCTCCACATGGGCGTTTGCACCGTTTTGGCCGTCCTCAAGAGGCATGGTGTTTTTACACTTCGGATAACCGGAGCATGCCAGAAACCAGCCGTTTTTACTCCACTTTTTAACCATTGCCATGCTGCATTTATCACACACAATGTCAGTCGGAATATCCTCCGGTTTAACCCTGTCCTTAGCCGATGAGGCATCATCCAGCTCTTTTTTAAAGGGCGGATAGAAGTCCTCAATAAGAGCATTCCAACGAATGCTTCCCTCTTCCACCTTATCAAGGTCGTCTTCCATTTTAGCCGTGAATGTTATGTCAATAAGCTCAGGGAAACGTTCAACGAGCAGATCGTTTACAACTTTTCCAAGCTCAGTGGGTTTAAACTTTCCCTCCTCTTTTTCCACATACCGGCGCTCCCCTATAGTGGATAATATGGTGGCATAGGTGCTTGGTCTGCCTACCCCTTTTTCCTCCAAAGTCTTAACAAGGGAAGCCTCAGTGTATCTTGGGGGTGGTTGTGTGAAATGCTGTTTAGGCAGCAGATCGAGTAATTTTAATATCTGTCCTTCAATTAATGAAGGCAATATAGCGCCTTCCTCGGTCTCATCTCCTTCCTGGGTATCCGAATAAAGCGCCAGAAATCCCTTAAATTTAATTATCGTGCCGGAGGCCCTGAAGAGGGCCTTTTCAGCGCTGTCTGTTATATCAAAGGAGGTTTGTTCAAGCTCGGCTTGTGCCATTTGGCTTGCCATGAAGCGCTTCCAGATGAGCTCATAGAGGGCATATTCCTCAGCTTTAAGGTATTTCTTAATCGCCTCAGGGGGGTACTTAACATACGTTGGCCTTATTGCCTCGTGAGCATCCTGTGCACTGCCTTTAGTCTTAAATTTATGGGGTTTATCCGGCACGTATTTTTTACCGAAGGTCTTCTCTATAAACTCCCTGGCCCACTTTACCGCCTCGGGCGCACATCTCACAGAGTCAGTACGCATGTATGTTATTAAACCGACTGCGCCCTCCTGCCCCAGGCTGACACCCTCATAAAGTTTCTGAGCGGTCATCATGGTTTTTTTAGCTGTAAAACGAAGATGTTTGATTGCCTCCTGTTGCAGTGTGCTTGTGATAAAGGGCGGATAGGGCATCCTTTTCTTATCCTTTTTATCAACACTCTTTAGCTTAAACGTATCAGATAAAAGACTTTCCTTTATTTTAGCGGCCTGCTCCTCTGTGGTTATAAAAAACTTATTACCCTTTGGCGACTTCTCTATTACGATATGGCCGTTATATTTATGGAGCTTTGCCAAAAAAGACGGTTCTGCATTTGCTATAAATGAGGCGGTTAAAGACCAATATTCCTCCTTGTTAAAAGCCTCTATCTCTCTTTCCCTGTCAACAATCAGCCGTACCGCCACAGACTGCACTCTGCCTGCGCTGAGTCCCCTGCTTACTTTTTTCCACAAGAGCGGACTTAGTCCGTAACCCACAAGCCTGTCAAGCACCCTTCTGGCCTGCTGGGCATTTACCTTATTCATGTCTATGTTAGCCGGGCGTGTCATGGCGTCTTTCACCGCTTTTTCCGTTATTTCATTAAAAGCCACCCGAAACATTGCAGGTTTGCTCTCTGTGTTATCAGCTATAATGGAGGCTATATGCCAGGCGATAATCTCGCCCTCTCTGTCGGGGTCAGGGGCAAGATAAACCTCCTGCACTTTATTGGCAGCCTCTTTCAGCTCCGATGTGATTTTCTCCTTACCCGGAATTGTTATGTACTCCGGTTTAAAGCCGTTTTCCTTATCTACTCCCAACACTTTTTTGGGTAAATCCATTATATGCCCTACTGAGGCTTTAACCGTAAAGCTCTTACCCAGTATCTTCTCTATCGTTTTTGCTTTGGCCGGGGACTCCACTATTACCAATTTTAATGCCATACGATCCTTTTACCGGCCCCAAATACCATCGAATAAATCTCATCCCTGTCCATGTGAGTGTCTTTTGAGATTACATATGCTAAAAATGATTTAAGGGTGTCAATGTCCTCGTCACTCATTATGCCAAGACTCTCCAGATCCATTAAGTCCTCGTATAAATCTGCTACGTTGTAGTCTTTGACCATCATTCTGACGTTACTCTCTTCAAAATTTAAATCATTTGCGACTATCTCATTTGCTATCAACTTCAGTAACGTCATAAATTTCTTGTACATCCCTAACCTCCGGTCTCTTACATTTCCACGTATTCTATCAAAACATTCAACTTAAAGAAACACTCTCTGTCACACAATGCAAAATTTCATACCATCAGTTTGTTTAACCAGCCCTTTTAGTTCAAGCTCAAGCAACACATTTAGTACCCTGTGAGCCGGCAGTGACGTCTTACGGATTATCTCATCTACATGAAGCGCCTCAAAACCCAGCACAGAGAACACCCTTTTCCCGTCGTCATTATGTTCAGGATTTTTTTTGACAACCTGCTTACCTGCAGGCTCTGCAGCTTTTTCTTTCCTTTCAACTGCTCTCTTAGCTTGTAGTGCCTTCCGTTTTACTGCCGGTTTTTCTTTTCTTTCTTTGATATAGGCTTTTATTAAATCACCAAGCTCCTCTAAAATATCCTGAGAGTTGTTGACAAGCTTTGCACCGTGTTGAATAAGGGCGTGAGTGCCCTGTGCATTTGAGGCCATAATATTACCCGGAATTGCAAATACCTCTTTACCCTGCTCCAGCGCAAAATTAGCCGTAATTAGAGCTCCGCTTCTTTGCCCTGCTTCAACCACAAGCACTCCCAGTGAAAACGCACTTATCAGCCGGTTTCTTATTGGAAAATTCTCCCTCTGAGGCCGGCTGCCCGGTAGGAACTCCGAAACTACGGCTCCGTTTTCCGCTATCCGTTGCATAAGCCACAAGTTCTCAGGCGGATACGCTATGTCTATGCCACAGCCCAGGACCGCTATGGTGCGGCCGTAGCCCTTTAAAGCCTGCCTATGCGCCACTGTATCTATTCCCCTTGCCATGCCGCTTACTATCGTAAAGCCCATATCCACAAGCTCGCCGGTAAATTTCTCCGTCACACTCTTACCGTAATGGCTAAGCGTTCGAGTTCCCACTATCGCTATAGCGTAGCGGTCCTCAGGTGTGATATCCCCTTTGACAAACAGTAGTATCGGGCTATCCGGCAACTCCTTGAGCATCTCCGGATACTCATCCTCCGTATGGCAAAGCACTGTTATCTGATTTTCCTCTATCTTTTTTAAAGCCTGCTCCACAACATCCCAACCGTTGAAATTACGTATGCTTTCAGCGCGAAATTTTTTTATTCCCTCCACTTCCATCAGCTCAGACAAGCCGGCCTTGAAGATGTTTTCAGGGTTTTTAAAATGGGCAAGCAGCTTGCGCCCCGTGCCTGGTCCCACGTTTTTTATTGCTGAGAGCGCCAGCCAGTGTTTGATATCCCCTTGCATTAGTTCCTTAAAACCGCCTTTGTAGTCAAACTTGATAAAAACTGGATTACTGCTTTCGCAGCAATGACGGAAAAGGAATGACAATAAAGAAAAATCCCCACCCTTTGTCATTGCCGCCACCAAGCGGCAATCCAACCCTATTTATTTCCAACATAAAAGCCTCTATCTGTATATTCAAATTTTCAAACGCCCTGTCTTTAACCTTAGTGCGTTTAGTTTGATAAAGCCATCGGCATCCGCCTGATTGTAAACATCTTCCTCCTCAAAGGTGGCAAGCCTGGCATCATAGAGGGAATGTGGTGACTTCCTGCCCACAACCGAGCAGTTACCCTTATAGAGTTTAAGACGCACTGTGCCGGTTACCTCCTCCTGGCATTCATCCATGAATTTCTGTAGGGTCAGTCTCTCAGGTGAAAACCAGTATCCATTGTAGATCATCCCGGCATACCTGGGAATCAGCGAATCCCTCAGATGGAGCACTTCTCTGTCCATGGTCACAGACTCAACGGCTCTGTGGGCAATATGCAGCACAGTGCCTCCTGGGGTTTCATACACGCCTCTTGATTTTATCCCGACGTAGCGGTTTTCAACAACATCAACCCTACCCACGCCGTTACTACCGGCTGTTTTATTAAGTTTAGAGAGCAGCTCAAACGGGGTTGTCTT includes:
- a CDS encoding class I SAM-dependent RNA methyltransferase, whose amino-acid sequence is MCLSKKDGVIFVKGALPGERVIAELTESKRDYSIAQTVEILNGSTDRVTPRCKDYNLCGGCHYQHISYQRQLSIKEEILLDCLQRIGKIDIPLSETVFLNQWNYRNKAQFKVSGQNEPGIGFYREHSRHVIPISQCHLLNPTINKFLEKLTGARFLRGLKEIHILTGDNTIAYVKGDGVDEAQLDFFIDIGFDGVVSDEGLSLGRSFCVLENSRPQFTYTVSPMGFLQANQGMNALLVEKVLELAGPIEGKSVLDVYGGGGNFAIPLSFSARSVTVIEENRHSVEDGLRNVKLNNVKNVTFKAKPFEKYRSLQTYDVVITDPPRAGLTNNAMETLKALSPAKIVYVSCNPSTFARDAAKLLDKYVLSSVRLFDMFPNTYHAETLSVFDLK
- a CDS encoding response regulator — translated: MSKPKVLIVDDDQHLRMLYQAELEDENYEVFIASSGKEALEFFEKQTPDIVTLDILMPGMDGIEVLRRMKEKKPGLPVIMSTAYDYRDDFSVWASDAYVVKSADLTELKSTIKTLLAKK
- a CDS encoding PAS domain S-box protein — protein: MQTETAQKQLSGFNDPEQLLQYKPFIKAERLLCLFDFARQTGSLSDLDKLLETICKTVTALANVKGCAIRLKGEAGYTIKSSFGLTKGVLSILTQKVGEEVFSQVLKKNQALLIDDTKVLPNELRVLQLMIRSMAIVPLRTGSSLIGTLEVYDKVKQPSAAAAPVLTTDDLLTLEGFAVLAALSIERALAHKKELEWQRAKTVSQNRMEILFNSVNAAIVTVDKWLTITTANKAIEKWTSFNVMEIPGRKCHEVFPYEEGICPQCVAEATFDSGDICTVNYEKHGRYAEISAYPIKENERIDECIVMVRDITDRITSQMEITELYQKVSDTKERLESLIENSADAIITTDLDCVITSWNKSAELIFGFTLREAIDTCIPFLPESALINGKAHLDAIRQGEILKDVETSGNRKDGSMVDISLTISPIKDATGVVTGMSMIARDISLRKSIAEKLVKSNRKFSRLFFISTAMRGTLELNRLLRMILTAVTVSDGLGFNRAIIFLCDDSERMLKGMMGVGPANHEEAARIWQDLSFEDKSLHSILQEIENGPLSKDSFMDKLSMSLQIPLESECYLSTAIAKKMHFNVKSAATDPMSNPILTQYLKTEAYLVVPIIARNRAIGVLWVDNLFNHRPITEDDTEFLLSFADQAATAIESARLFEQVKLAETELENMFESINDLVYITDKDLNIVKVNKSVCNLTELPPSEIIGRKCYEIFHATSEPWPNCPHRQILEEGKSGVSEVEGFYYRLKDTCSVSNSPIFDHHARFKGTIHIVSNVKEIKALREQLASIEKVAALGEMAARVAHEIRNPLSSIGGFARRLEKKLDEPLKEYAHIIVSEVGRLEALLRQTLGFVRKNKISNEKVDVIALLHSIISMIEQPIKGKIRIEEIHSEKTLEITGNPGSLKEALFNIFDNARQAIEGNGKIIVHSRRQDNAAAIEIEDTGAGIEEEELKHLFDPFFTTKTTGAGLGLTIAQKIIEEHKGTIEVESTVGVGTIFKINLPLKEGNNE
- the galT gene encoding galactose-1-phosphate uridylyltransferase: MSELRKDPIIGRWVIISTERGKRPSDFLSPSSRRKKLVGFCPFCPGHEYTTPNEILAFRGSHKTGPSDWTLRVVPNKFPALQIEGELERSGEHIFGRMNGIGAHEIIVETPGHEYSLSTMPRKSAEDVLWAYYSRLTDLKKDHRFQYILIYKNEGEAAGATLEHTHSQLIALPIVPKRVQEELDSSKKYFDFMEKCIYCDLVQQEKHINKRVVCENDSYITLSAYAPRVPFEMWIMPKNHESSFRPKNNSFAELAEIIQTTLQMLDKILDVPPYNFVIHTSPLNAEENNYYHWHIEIFPKLTKMAGFEWGSGFYINPTSPEDAVRFLKGGA
- a CDS encoding MBL fold metallo-hydrolase; amino-acid sequence: MKTTFFCKPVNSPFEDPAVYVRLRCQRRTFLFDCGDISALNQREILKISAVFVTHMHIDHFIGFDLILRLLLGRDTPLSIYGPMGIIHAVESKLKGFTWNVIKEYPIKIEVFEITQNSIAHAGFYAECAFEKIQMPDLPFNNTVYSEDGITVTVEIFDHGIPVAGFSLSEESHININKNELLRLGFEVGPWLNEFKKAIRNNTEDFRVTHQGKTYTLEDLNSLVMITEGQRISYITDIAPTDENIRKAVELASNSDILYIEAFFLKEDHERAVKRNHLTTSLAGLIAKTAKVKHIELIHISPKYTGLYSKVEAEVLEMLPEAYQD
- the topA gene encoding type I DNA topoisomerase, which codes for MALKLVIVESPAKAKTIEKILGKSFTVKASVGHIMDLPKKVLGVDKENGFKPEYITIPGKEKITSELKEAANKVQEVYLAPDPDREGEIIAWHIASIIADNTESKPAMFRVAFNEITEKAVKDAMTRPANIDMNKVNAQQARRVLDRLVGYGLSPLLWKKVSRGLSAGRVQSVAVRLIVDREREIEAFNKEEYWSLTASFIANAEPSFLAKLHKYNGHIVIEKSPKGNKFFITTEEQAAKIKESLLSDTFKLKSVDKKDKKRMPYPPFITSTLQQEAIKHLRFTAKKTMMTAQKLYEGVSLGQEGAVGLITYMRTDSVRCAPEAVKWAREFIEKTFGKKYVPDKPHKFKTKGSAQDAHEAIRPTYVKYPPEAIKKYLKAEEYALYELIWKRFMASQMAQAELEQTSFDITDSAEKALFRASGTIIKFKGFLALYSDTQEGDETEEGAILPSLIEGQILKLLDLLPKQHFTQPPPRYTEASLVKTLEEKGVGRPSTYATILSTIGERRYVEKEEGKFKPTELGKVVNDLLVERFPELIDITFTAKMEDDLDKVEEGSIRWNALIEDFYPPFKKELDDASSAKDRVKPEDIPTDIVCDKCSMAMVKKWSKNGWFLACSGYPKCKNTMPLEDGQNGANAHVEQTDEICDKCSAPMVIKTGKFGRFMACSGYPKCKNAKPIPTGLKCPMDGGDIIERRSSKGKFRGKTFYSCSKYPECKFISNYKPVNESCPDCGTPAMYEKINKTGETVIFCQNKECKHTAGSVSN
- the dprA gene encoding DNA-processing protein DprA; translated protein: MQGDIKHWLALSAIKNVGPGTGRKLLAHFKNPENIFKAGLSELMEVEGIKKFRAESIRNFNGWDVVEQALKKIEENQITVLCHTEDEYPEMLKELPDSPILLFVKGDITPEDRYAIAIVGTRTLSHYGKSVTEKFTGELVDMGFTIVSGMARGIDTVAHRQALKGYGRTIAVLGCGIDIAYPPENLWLMQRIAENGAVVSEFLPGSRPQRENFPIRNRLISAFSLGVLVVEAGQRSGALITANFALEQGKEVFAIPGNIMASNAQGTHALIQHGAKLVNNSQDILEELGDLIKAYIKERKEKPAVKRKALQAKRAVERKEKAAEPAGKQVVKKNPEHNDDGKRVFSVLGFEALHVDEIIRKTSLPAHRVLNVLLELELKGLVKQTDGMKFCIV